AGTTGGCATTGTAGGAAAATCCAAAAGTTTAGATTTTCCCACAATGCTTATCTTTTGGTCTTTGGTTCGGAATAGTGTAGTGCTGGCGGTCTATCTCTTGTTTTCGGTTGCTTGCTTCCTTACCGTACATGAGCATTAGCGCCGGGATTATCATTGCCGTATCCTTCCATGAGGTTGATTGCTCCCCAAATGCCAAGACCTGCACCAAGTGCTACAACGAGTGTCTGAAGTACGCCTACTGCGCTCTGAAAAAATGCCATAATAAAAATCCTCCGTAGGGTCCTGTTTTTTCAACACGTTCTGAGATCATCGTGGAAAGCGTGAGATTATTATCAAGAGCGCGCTGGATTTTTGCATCTTTTATGTTTTGCTCGCTTCCCTTTCGTGTCGTTTTGGAATTGTCAAATTCGAAATGTTCTAATAATAGAACCGTATCATCTTTGATAGAATACGCATCTGGTCTTTTTTTCGCGGGTTGAAGTGTAGGGAAAAAAGTAAGCAAAAATTCGAGATATGTCTTATCTTCAGGCAGATATACAATGCCTTTGGGGTCGATTGTTAAACAGCGCATTATGCTTTCAAAGTCCTTATTTGTTTCAATCATTGTTTGCACATTTAACCCCCATCTTGGTTTGTTGTTGAAGCTCTCAAAGGTACAATTTAATATAACATAGATGTTTTTCTTCTGCAATCGTTTAGAGAAATGGTGGAGCCGAGAGAAAAGATCTCCCGACTCTTTTTCCGTTATGCTTCAAGTTTGGTCTTGTAGTGTTTTCCGCCAACCGAGACCGAGGCTCCGTCAGCAAACATCTGTACTTGTATTTCGCCATCCTGACCTGCTCGTAGACATATCTTTCCGGGAATCGGAGACGAGACCGGCATTATATCGGTATCGGTGACGTTCGCAATATCGCAGACTTCCAAGATCTTCAATCCCAGCTTCACGAGCTCGGACGAAAACTGCCATTTCTTCTCGTAGCGACCATAGGCATCCAAGATCATGGATGCGTCATATTCGGGGCTGTATGCGGTTATTCTGAAATAAGTGTTCATAATTCCTCCTTTACGCTGCCAGTTTTTTGATTTGGCGATTGGCAAACGGCAGCCATTGTTTATTTATAAAGTTCAGTATTTTCTCGTTCGGCGTTGAGTTATTATCTCCGTGACATTGAACGACGCGCCTTTTCTCCGGGGAATACTCCACCGTCACAAGCGGTTTGTCCGGGGCTTCTTTTGCTCGGATAAAGAAGATAAGGGACTGTTCGCGGATCATTCGTTGGTCGTATCCCATTTTCCCTACGCAATGGTGTAAAGCGTCCCCCTCATTTATGAGGTCAAACGGCGACATCGCAATCACGGCGATATAGTCTGCGTTCTTTTGGTATTGCAAGGGCAGATACTTCTCGGCGATCTTTCGGAACGAGTCAAGCAAAGCCTTTTTTTGTTCGACTTCGTCCATTGCCTTCTTCGTCTTGTATTCGTCTATTCGGATATCGTGCCAGCGTTGAAAGTCGTGGGGAAACAGGTTCTTTTCTTGTGTCATATCAAGCCCCAAATATCGGCAAGCGAATGCGTAATCTCGATAGCTGTATTCGCTGATGGAATGTTTGTCTATGTAAGAAAAGAACCGTTCAAAGGCGCAGTTCCCTCTAAACAGTTCCCTTATACTTTTTAAGCAGTCATCACGAATGAGCTGTTTCTTTCGAGCCAAGAGGATTTGCGTGTCCCGTATGGATCGTCCCGTTTTGTACGCATCCAAAACCGTTTCTGCGTAAACATCCCCGATTTCGTTTCTGTGTTTGAAGATCCAGCTCCTAAACGCTTTATCTTTCCCTGCCTTTCGAAGCACACTCTTACACGTTGCGAAATAGTGTAGTCCTGCCTTCACGAAATACTCTGCTTGGGGGTATTGTTCATAAATGCGGAGATACGGCAAAACATCTAAGAAGCGGTACTGTTCTATCGCCGAGTATTTGTATTCGGGGAAGTGAGAAACGATATAGTTTATGTTGACAATCGGGGCGCGCGGGTTGAAGTATTGGTCGTATTGCCATCCCCATTCATTGTCTTCGTACCAGTTTTGGTATTTTTGGATGCCCATATCGTACCAACCGACGGCATATCCGCCCAACTTGCTGAACTTAATATCTTTCAAGAAGCATTTGTCAGAGTGAACGCCGTGCACGATTACCTGCTTGCAATACCATTTCTTGCGATGGTTGATAACCGCGACCGTCACTTGCACAAGTTCTTTGTCGTTTTTTGTCATATACGAGTAGAAACGCAAATGTCTATCTTGTGCCGGATAGTCTTTCTTGTCTTGCCTTTGGATCATTGCCATAATCTTTTTGGGTATCGGCTTTATCTTTTGCATTTTCATAGCATTACCTCCAATTGTCCCTTGAACAGCCTAACAATTCGGTCTATTACAGCGGTGTCCGTTGCTTGTTTTGGTTCTTCTTGGGGCGGCTCTTTGTACTCACCAGTTTTGCAATCCACGACCGCGACTTTCTGCCCGGGACGGTAGGCTCGCCATTCCTCGTCCGAGTTGGCAAGGATATAATGTCCTTTGTCCGCTACCTTTTGGAAATAGAGGTCGATCGCGTGATATGGAATGCCACACATCGGGACACGTTCATCCGGTCCGACGGCTCGGCTTGTCAGCGTAATCTCCGCCGCTTCCGCAAACGTCTTGGCAGCTTCGCCGAATATCTCGTAAAAGTCACCGATTCGCTGTGCAACGATGGCACCTTGGTTGTGTTCACACAATTCAAGATACTTTTGATAGAAAGCGCTGTACTGTTTGCCGAGCTTTTCTTGGTCGGGAGCAGGCGTCTCTTGTTCAGGTTCTTCCCCAACCTCGTCTTCGGGTTCTATAATTGGTATTTCGCCTTTTGCTTCCATTTCTTCATCGACCATCCTTTGATCTTCTTCGTCGAGGACGCGCGGCTCTTGTTTCTGGTCGCTTTCTTCGATTAGGTCAAAGAGTGTCGGCTCCTTCGGTTTCGGTGTCGGTGGGGTGTAGGGCTTTGCTTCGACTTTCGGTATTGGCTTCACATAAGGCGTTCCGTCTTCGTTGAACAGTTCACCTTCGATGGCGTCTTCCTCAAAATAGTGAATAGCCCAACCGAAAACCGTGTTATCGTCAACGCAGGCACCTCTCGCGCCTTTCTCGGCGGTCTTTCGAGCTTCTTCCGTTGCGTAGCGCATAAATCCTGCCAAGGTCTTTTTCTGTATAAGGGTTTTCCCGTCTTTTTCGACGGGTACGCCCTCGTTTACCTTCTTCGCAAGGTCTTCGCTTGCGTTCTCTTCGAGATAGGTTTTAACGCGCTGTTCGGCGACGTCGTTTGCAATCAGATTAAGATCCATTTCTTGTGCCTCCTTACTCTCTTTTTGATAATCCAAGGAACACTGCGCCAGATTCCTTGCCGTACTTCCCATTTGCGTATGGGGATAATCTGCCATTGTATTCTCTTTGGTAGCGGCTCTTCCAAACATCCCAAGTCCGGGAATTGCAGAAACTTGGCTTTGTAATATAAAGCCTCCTTGAATGAGCGAGTCAGGAACCTGTCCGTGATCTCTTTCCGAGGAGGCTTTGTGTAGGATATTTTGTATCCGTATTTGCATTCGGTATTTTGTTTCATCAGGCAAACCTCCGAATACCACCACCGAAGGATTGAACGCCTATCGTGCCGAACTCGCTACACCATTCGTCGGTTTTGTTCCAGACGTAGGCAAAGGCAGCGTGTCCGATTTCGTGTTTTTCAAGCAGGGTAGCCCACTCGCGTTTATAGTTGGTGACGACCAAGAAGCTGAAACACTCCCCGAATTCGGTGTATTCGTGGGTAATTGCATATACGGTGCAGTCGTGCTTTTCTTCGATTTCTTTCATCTTGTTGTAGACTTCCGGCTCTTGGTCAACCCAAAATCCTGCGAAACGTTCATAGAAGCAGACCTTGTCCTCTTGCTTGAAACCGTCGATATAAGGCTTGTAAATCTTCAATGCGTTCAAATACTTGATTGCTTGTTCTTTTCTCTGTTCTTTTGTCATAGTTTTTTCCTCCTTATTCTTCAAAATCATCAAGGTTAATGCGGGCAAGTGTCGCGCCGTATTCAAAGTAATAGCCTTTCTCGTCCTGTAAAAGCGGGTATTCCACCATCGAGATCTTTCCTCGGTTGGTCACCGCGACGACGATCTTCTCTTCATCTTTTGCCACTTCAAGCAAATTGAACGTGACAAACTCTTCACCGTCAAAGTATTCAAATTCGTGCAAATAGTATTTTTCTTTCATATCTTTCTCCTTTATTCGACGATCTTGTACCAGATGTCGTAATTTAACTCGCATTCACGGCTTTCTTTGCTTCCGTCCGGACGCTCGAATTCAATTTCGCGCAACTCATAATGGGCGCCTTTATACTCGTCTTTCGTTCCGGCAATCAAGTGACAATGCCGCTCGCAATCCTCGTATATTCGGATATACGGTTTTTGCTTTTTGCTCACACAGGCGGTGATCAAATCACCGTCATCGGTGATATATCCTACCCCCTTGCTTTTGACGTCGGATTCCCTTCCGACTTTCGTGACAACGTAAACTACTTTTTTCATTCTTGGATACCTCCGTATTTTTTATTTTTGCCTTTCGGCAAGTTCAAAGGAGCGTGTTTTTTTAGGGGGAAGGTATCAATAAAAATAGGCGTCGCAAGTCAACGACACCTGGGATAAAAAAATTTTCGGGAAAATAGAAAAATTTAGGCTTGGAAAGATAGAAAACAGGGCTTTTTCGGTTTTTTATCCCCGTTTACTTGCAAAAAAAATACGCTACGACAACACAGACGAAATGGCAAAAAATTCGGATGTTTCGGATTATTTTTAGCAAAAACCGCTATTTTGAAATTTGACAAATATTTTTCGGAAATGACGCCTTGAATTAAGGACGACTGAGGAAAAAATGCGGAAATATAGGCATTTTTATAGGCAAAGACCCAGCTGCATGGAGCAACTGGGTCCCAAGTGGTGACCCCTACGGGATTCGAACCCATGTAACCGCCGTGAAAGGGCGATGTCTTAACCGCTTGACCAAGGGGCCTTATATATGGTAGCGGCGGTCAGATTCGAACCAACGACCTGCCGGGTATGAACCGGCCGCTCTAACCAACTAAGCTACGCCGCCACTAATGGTTGCGGGGGCAGGATTTGAACCATACGACCTTCGGGTTATGAGCCCGACGAGCTACCAAGCTGCTCCACCCCGCGACGAAACGCTTATTTATTCTAACAAGCAAAACTTCGTTTGTCAATGTTTTTTTCGCGATTTCACAGATTTTTCCGAATTGTTTTTCCCGTGCCCTCTTCTTCCTCGGTTTTCCCGCGCTTTCGATCGCATTTCTCCGCGAGCGGACAAAAAACTTTCGACATTTTCAAATCAAGGTAAAAAATCCGTGCGCTTTATGTTATAATATTTTTACAGGCGACCGAAATCGAGACCGCCAAGGGAGAATGACTATGGAATTTATGAGCGTCGATCCGGCAAAAGGCGAACTTGTCGAACGCCTGTCGAAAATCGCTTCGGAGATCGTTAAAAAGTACTACGACCCCCTTCTCGGCGAAGAACAAAACGACTATATGATCGAAAAATTCCAGTCCGAATCCGCGATTCGCGACCAGCTTTCCCGCGGCTATCGCTATTTCATCGCGCAAGACGGATTCCGCGCGATCGGCTTTTTGGGGTTCTACCCGCGCCGCGATCACCTCTATCTCAGCAAGTTTTACCTATCCGAAGGCGAACGCGGCAAAGGCTACGGCAGAAAAATGCTTGAATTCTGCATCCAAAGCGCAAAAAACGGAGGCTTCGGCGCGATCGAGCTCAACGTCAACAAGAAGAACGCGACCGCGGCGATCTACGAGCGCTTCGGGTTCAAAAAGATCCGTTCGGAAAGAAACGACATCGGTCACGGCTACTTCATGGACGATTACGTCTACCGTTTGGAATTTTGAGAAAAATGCCCGCACATTCCGCATAAAACGACAAATTTTGCGGCAAAATACCGCCCGACCCCTTGACAAACCGCGAAAAATCGGCTTATACTGTAAAAGACGTCGCGGGGTGGAGCAGCTTGGTAGCTCGTCGGGCCCATAACCCGAAGGTCGTATGGTTCAAATCCTGCCCCCGCAACCATTTAGCAGACTCGTCATTCGACGAGTCTTTTTCTGTACCAAACGGCAGGATTTGAACGAGAGCGTTAAGAAATCGACAGTTGACTTCTGTCGATTTTAGCGATGACCGAAGCAATGCGAAAAGCACCAACTCAACCAAACGATATGCTTTGAGCATTGCAAGAGCAAATCTTCTGCCCCCGCAACCATAAAAAAGAAGCAAGACAATCGTCGGCTTGCTTCTTTTTATGTGTTTGTGTCCAAAGGACACAACTTCGTTTGAACGCCTGCGTTCAACATCGTTTTTCACGAAAGCGAAAACTTCCTTGCTTTCAAAGATCCCCCACTCTCCCATAAAAAAACCCGCCTCGACTCAATCGGGCGATTTTTATTCGAAGATCTTATATTTATCGGTGCGTTTGGATTTCAGTTCGTACAGCGCCACGTCCGCTTTTTTGAATATCTCGGAATAGTTTTTCTCCTCACCGTGATAAAGAGCGATGCCGATGCTTACGCTGATTTTTCGGTCTTTATCGGGAATCCGGATTTTTTCATGCGCGCCCGAAACGATATCTTCCGCTATTTTGCGCGCGAGAGCCGCGTCGTCGGTGCCCTTTACGAAAAAGATAAATTCGTCGCCGCCGAAACGCCCGACGATCTCTCCGTTTTTGAAGTATTCGCTTGAAAACGCGCCCATCTGACCGATCACGCTGTCGCCGACGTCGTGACCGTAGGTATCGTTAATATCTTTGAAGCGGTCGATATCAAGGACGAACAGTATCCCTTTGTTTTTCGACTCGTCCGCAAGGAATTTATTGATCTCTCTCGTCAGCGCGCCCTTGTTTTTGAGCCCCGTCAGGTCGTCCGTGTCTTTTTGAATGTTGATTTTTCTCCGCAAAACGAACTCTTTGATCCGAATCGAATTGGCAATGATATGGATGAAAAACCCGATGACGGAAAAAATGACGACGTTCGTCAAATCGATTTGCCAAACGGTATAGGGCTTTACCCTGTACATCCAAACGAGGAAGACCGCCGACGCCGCGCTCAACACGATCCCCATAAAAAACGGCTTGTCGATCATAAACATCGGCGTTATGATCAGCATAACGACGAACATGGTTGCGGGAATATTCGGCTTATTGCTCGTAATGAGCGCGCTGAACAGGAACAGCATGGATATCGACAAATAGATCAAAAGTTGCGCGACGAACGAATCCGCCTTGAAAATGAAAAACACACCGGTGATGATCGCCGAATAAATAAGGGCGATCATATAAAAGGTCTTGTTTTGAGCAAGCAAATTATTAAAAAGGGAGTTTATGAACAAAAACGCGAAAGCCGCGGTCATCAAGCAGTGCAGAATGCGCCACGTTTTGAAATTGGAGACGTACGCGTCTTTTTTCACGGCGTTATATTCGTCTTTTTCGA
The sequence above is drawn from the Clostridia bacterium genome and encodes:
- a CDS encoding Maff2 family protein codes for the protein MAFFQSAVGVLQTLVVALGAGLGIWGAINLMEGYGNDNPGANAHVR
- a CDS encoding PcfJ domain-containing protein; translation: MKMQKIKPIPKKIMAMIQRQDKKDYPAQDRHLRFYSYMTKNDKELVQVTVAVINHRKKWYCKQVIVHGVHSDKCFLKDIKFSKLGGYAVGWYDMGIQKYQNWYEDNEWGWQYDQYFNPRAPIVNINYIVSHFPEYKYSAIEQYRFLDVLPYLRIYEQYPQAEYFVKAGLHYFATCKSVLRKAGKDKAFRSWIFKHRNEIGDVYAETVLDAYKTGRSIRDTQILLARKKQLIRDDCLKSIRELFRGNCAFERFFSYIDKHSISEYSYRDYAFACRYLGLDMTQEKNLFPHDFQRWHDIRIDEYKTKKAMDEVEQKKALLDSFRKIAEKYLPLQYQKNADYIAVIAMSPFDLINEGDALHHCVGKMGYDQRMIREQSLIFFIRAKEAPDKPLVTVEYSPEKRRVVQCHGDNNSTPNEKILNFINKQWLPFANRQIKKLAA
- a CDS encoding GNAT family N-acetyltransferase; this translates as MEFMSVDPAKGELVERLSKIASEIVKKYYDPLLGEEQNDYMIEKFQSESAIRDQLSRGYRYFIAQDGFRAIGFLGFYPRRDHLYLSKFYLSEGERGKGYGRKMLEFCIQSAKNGGFGAIELNVNKKNATAAIYERFGFKKIRSERNDIGHGYFMDDYVYRLEF
- a CDS encoding GGDEF domain-containing protein → MKILRLIRNYLCYCGIEKDEYNAVKKDAYVSNFKTWRILHCLMTAAFAFLFINSLFNNLLAQNKTFYMIALIYSAIITGVFFIFKADSFVAQLLIYLSISMLFLFSALITSNKPNIPATMFVVMLIITPMFMIDKPFFMGIVLSAASAVFLVWMYRVKPYTVWQIDLTNVVIFSVIGFFIHIIANSIRIKEFVLRRKINIQKDTDDLTGLKNKGALTREINKFLADESKNKGILFVLDIDRFKDINDTYGHDVGDSVIGQMGAFSSEYFKNGEIVGRFGGDEFIFFVKGTDDAALARKIAEDIVSGAHEKIRIPDKDRKISVSIGIALYHGEEKNYSEIFKKADVALYELKSKRTDKYKIFE